The Urbifossiella limnaea nucleotide sequence GTCGCGTTCTTCCAGCACGCCGGCAACGGGCCGAACTCGGGCCGGCAGAAGGAGCCGCACGCGCACTGCACGCAGTTCAGCCCGGACGGCAAGTACGCCCTCACCGTGGACCTGGGCATCGACCGCGTGAAGGTCTTCGCCCTGACCGCGGACGGGGCGACCGAGCAGCCGGAGAAGGACGTCGTGATCCCGCCCGGGTCCGGCCCGCGGCACATCGCCATCGCCCCGGACGGGAAATTCGCTTACGCTTGCGGCGAGCTGGACATGACCGTAAACGTGGTGCGGCTGAACCTGGCCGGCAAGAGCGAGGTGATCCAGACGCTGAGCACCGTGCCGATGAAAGCGGCGGGTCAGTCCACGGCTGAGTGCGTGCTGCACCCGAGCGGCAAGTTCGTGTACGTGTCCAACCGCGGGCACCACAGCGTCGCCGTGTTCAAGGTGAACGACGACCGCAAACTAACCGCGGCCGGGCACATCACCGGCGACATCAAGACGCCGCGGAACTTCGCCATCGACCCGACCGGAAAGTGGATGCTGATCGCCGGCCAGGACGGCGGCAAGGTCGGCGTGTGGGAACTCGACCCGACGACCGGGGCCGGGAAGGAGACGGGCAGCACCACCGCGGTGAGCCGGCCGGTGTGCGTGCGGTTCGTGCCGGTCGAGGAGTAATTCTGTTCCGCCGCTTGCGGCGTTTCGTTGCCCAGTGCAACGCCGCGAGCGGCGGAACCCTAATCGCTCACCAGCTCTCCCAGCGGCGACCGCAGCCGCGCCCCCAGCTCCGGCAGCAGCCCGTAGGCGTGGGCCAGGTACTGCACCGGGTGGAACGCCCGCTTCCCCGTCCCCTCCTGCATCTGCAGCCGGCACGACCCGCACTCCGTCGCCCCGAGCAGCAGGCCCGGCCGGTCGAACGCCTCGATCATCCGCCGGCCGGCGCGCAGCGAGGCGTCGTAGTTCGCCTCCGCGAGCCCCCACGGCCCGGCCATCCCGGAGCAGCCCACGTCGATCGGCTGCACCGTTATTCCGGGGATGAGCCCGAGCAAGCCGGGGCCCGACACCGGCCCGCGCAGCGCCTTCAGGTGGCACGGCACGTGATGGCCCAGCTCCAGGTTCAGCGGGCGGAAGTCGGTGCGCAGCAGGCCGTCCGCGTGGAGGCCGCCGAGAAACGTGGTCAGCTCGGTTGTGGCGGCCGCGACCGCGGCGGCGTCGGCGTCGTCGAGCAGGAGCAGGTAATCCTGCGTGAGCGTCATCGCCGCGGTGGGCTCCGAGCAGACGATGCGGTACCCGTCGCGGGCGTAGTCGGCGAGGGCGCGGACGTTTCGCACGGCCAGTTCGCGGGCCGTCTCCAGGTCGCCCTGCGCGAGCGGGGCGGCCCCGCTGCCGACCTGCCGCTGCGGCACCACGACCGTGATGCCGTTGTGCCGCAGCACCGCCACGGCCGCGGCCCCGACCGACGGGTCGAAGACGTTGGCGAACGTGTCCGCGAAGTACGCCACCTTCGGCGCCTCCGGGTTCACCGGCCCCCGCCGCTCGCCGCGAGCCGCCCGTAAGAACGTCTGGTGCGCCAGCGACGGGAGCCGCCGACGGCGCGACAGGCCGATGAGCTTCTCGATCACCCACCGGGCCGGCCGATTCCCCAGAACAGCGTTCGACAGCGGCGCCAGCCGCGACGCGAACGCGGCGAGCCGGTCGGCGCGGGCGAGCACCCACGAGACGCGGTCGAGGCCGTGGTCGGCGTGGCGGCGGGCTTTGGCCTCGATCATGAGCCGTGGCACGTCCACCCGCGACGGGCACTCGTCCCGGCACATCTTGCAGTTGACGCACCGCGACACCACCGGCCGGGCGTCGTCCGAGCCGAGGTCGGCGTGCCCACGAACGAGGTTGGCCATGGCCCGCGGCGCGGCCTCCTCGAGCCCCGCGGCGGTGAACGCCGGGCACATCCGCGCCGCCCCGCCGCGCGGCCGGCAGTCCCCACAGCCGGAGCACTTCCCCGCTTCCGCGGTCGGCTCCGTCTCCTTCCAGACCAACAGTGACGCCCGCGGCGCGGCCGGTCCCTCGACCACAGGCTCCAGGCTCCCGGCTCCCGTCTCCTGTCCCGCCCCCCGCAACGGCCACGCCGGGCGGCTCGGGTCGGGGCCGATGATCTTGCCGGGGTTCAGTACGTTCTTCGGGTCGAACACGCGCTT carries:
- a CDS encoding lactonase family protein, with product MPLSRRALAAGLFALAALAPRLAPAADEAAPTAYWVYFGTYTGAKAGDSKGIYRAKLDIKTGKLSPAELAAEVASPSFLAVNAPGTALYAVGETGGKDGGGVFSYSVDRRTGALKKTGESTSGGSGPCYVSVGAGGKLLGVANYGGGSTALLAVDKTGAVGKRVAFFQHAGNGPNSGRQKEPHAHCTQFSPDGKYALTVDLGIDRVKVFALTADGATEQPEKDVVIPPGSGPRHIAIAPDGKFAYACGELDMTVNVVRLNLAGKSEVIQTLSTVPMKAAGQSTAECVLHPSGKFVYVSNRGHHSVAVFKVNDDRKLTAAGHITGDIKTPRNFAIDPTGKWMLIAGQDGGKVGVWELDPTTGAGKETGSTTAVSRPVCVRFVPVEE